A genomic window from Salvelinus alpinus chromosome 10, SLU_Salpinus.1, whole genome shotgun sequence includes:
- the lamp1a gene encoding lysosome-associated membrane glycoprotein 1a → MTRTCPFVVGIACFAILGCVTVVQSQVTLEVTEGNSTCIKAELSASFSITYDTANGTRTVTVPLPGSAVVGVASSCGGDGRSPWLVALFGDGHALGLSFSSNDSLYSVANLTLQYNLSDVSTFPEANSTDVVTVETTSVGMVARVNTTYRCISASSVIVGGATVTFSNVTMEAYMTGDDLSPNESVCTADQIFTTAPPPPPSTTTAAPAPVPTPPGTPNQGSYSVSNSNGTVCLLARMALQLNISHFSASQNKTIQEVVNLLPNQTTSSGSCDPTSATLVLTQGSATNLSFLFTLNTTSNRYHLTGLSVVAAWSDMTAPFITSNSSLDYLRGSLGRSYMCISEQTLAVDHNFSLNTFQLQVQPFDITRGQFTQADECQLDQDNMLIPIVVGAALAGLVLIVLIAYLIGRKKSHAGYQTI, encoded by the exons ATGACTCGAACATGTCCATTCGTTGTCGGGATCGCCTGCTTTGCGATTCTTG GTTGTGTGACAGTAGTCCAGTCTCAGGTCACTCTGGAGGTGACAGAGGGAAACTCCACCTGTATAAAAGCTGAACTCTCCGCCTCCTTCTCCATCACCTATGACACCGCCAACGGCACG cGTACGGTGACGGTGCCCCTCCCAGGGTCGGCGGTGGTGGGTGTGGCCAGCTCGTGTGGGGGTGACGGCCGCTCCCCCTGGCTCGTGGCGTTGTTCGGGGATGGCCACGCCCTGGGCCTCAGCTTCTCATCCAATGACAGTCTGTACAGCGTCGCTAACCTTACCCTGCAGTACAACCTCAGTGATGTCTCTACCTTCCCAGAGGCCAACAGCACcg ATGTGGTAACTGTGGAGACGACCTCTGTAGGGATGGTTGCTAGGGTCAACACCACCTACAGATGTATCAGCGCCTCATCTGTCATAGTGGGAGGAGCCACCGTCACCTTCTCAAACGTCACGATGGAGGCCTACATGACAGGAGACGATCTGAGCCCCAACG AGAGTGTGTGTACTGCTGACCAGATCTTCACCACAGCCCcgcctccacccccctccaccaccacagcagcccccGCCCCCGTCCCCACCCCCCCTGGAACCCCCAACCAGGGCAGCTACTCTGTCTCCAATAGCAACGGGACCGTCTGTCTGCTGGCCCGCATGGCACTGCAGCTCAACATCTCCCACTTCTCTGCCTCACAGaataag ACTATCCAGGAAGTAGTAAACCTGCTGCCCAATCAGACGACCAGCTCAGGATCATGTGACCCCACCAGCGCCACCCTGGTGCTGACGCAGGGCAGTGCCACCAACCTCAGCTTCCTGTTTACTCTG AACACCACGTCTAACAGGTACCACCTGACTGGTCTGTCTGTGGTAGCAGCTTGGTCTGATATGACAG cccCGTTCATCACCAGTAACAGTAGTCTGGACTACCTGCGTGGCTCCCTGGGGCGGAGCTACATGTGTATTTCAGAACAGACTCTGGCTGTAGAccacaacttctccctcaacaccTTCCAGCTGCAGGTCCAGCCCTTCGACATCACCAGAGGACAGTTCACACAAG cggATGAGTGCCAGTTGGATCAGGACAACATGTTGATTCCCATCGTCGTGGGAGCCGCTCTGGCCGGCCTGGTTCTCATCGTTCTCATCGCTTACCTCATCGGCAGGAAGAAGAGCCATGCTGGATACCAGACTATCTGA